From a region of the Acidimicrobiales bacterium genome:
- a CDS encoding VOC family protein, with protein MAHHPVRLRQVALVAADLDASVDALCAAMEVERCFKDPGVGEFGLDNFLMPIGDTFLEVVSPMREGTTAGRYIERRGGDGGYMAIFQLDDLEAARRRVADAGIRVVWQHDSPAMSGTHLHPADVAGAIVSLDHAQPVDDWKWAGPQWRQHVRTDKVLEICGLEIQTERPGELAETWARVLGVACEAHTVVVNPDQTIRFVAPDDGRPEGIRGFDVKASKPEFVGTEIEVVGSGFGSARSVSHHHEAAV; from the coding sequence ATGGCCCATCACCCTGTCCGACTCCGCCAAGTGGCCCTGGTGGCCGCCGATCTCGACGCCTCTGTCGACGCACTTTGTGCGGCAATGGAAGTCGAGAGGTGCTTCAAAGACCCCGGGGTGGGCGAGTTCGGTCTCGACAACTTCTTGATGCCAATCGGCGACACGTTCCTAGAGGTCGTGTCGCCGATGCGCGAGGGCACCACGGCGGGTCGCTACATCGAGCGGCGAGGCGGTGACGGCGGCTACATGGCCATCTTCCAGCTGGACGATCTGGAGGCGGCCAGACGCAGGGTCGCCGACGCCGGAATCCGTGTCGTTTGGCAACACGACAGCCCGGCCATGTCTGGCACGCACCTGCACCCCGCCGACGTCGCCGGTGCCATCGTGTCGCTAGACCATGCCCAACCGGTCGATGACTGGAAATGGGCGGGCCCCCAGTGGCGCCAGCACGTCCGAACCGACAAGGTTCTCGAGATCTGCGGCCTCGAGATCCAAACCGAGCGGCCCGGCGAACTGGCCGAGACCTGGGCCCGTGTTCTGGGCGTGGCCTGCGAAGCGCACACGGTGGTGGTCAACCCCGATCAGACAATCCGCTTCGTCGCGCCAGACGACGGGCGTCCCGAGGGCATCAGGGGCTTCGACGTCAAGGCCAGCAAGCCAGAATTTGTGGGCACCGAGATCGAGGTGGTGGGGTCAGGATTCGGTTCTGCTAGGTCTGTGAGCCATCACCACGAAGCGGCCGTGTAG